A genomic window from Cyprinus carpio isolate SPL01 chromosome A2, ASM1834038v1, whole genome shotgun sequence includes:
- the LOC109103271 gene encoding myosin light chain kinase 2, skeletal/cardiac muscle-like translates to MSSANSSTGIDLLQVRIDTLSSKMDRLISIQEKVLSRLDGMSQDIGGIEKDVETLKVEKEEIHFPPVIHTGPANEMKEMCQEMNSIMLAVNQRSEQQTQKLEGMESLVMSIQQVVSFIGETVKTSKIIDILFKGPASRKTKATSALRSKDSKIKLISKCQTSDNNEPVTMKLRDHKVKDGKFRLSLKGLKAQAKKKPPDSTVDTISLKKQALLLEEVQKLNQENAERTEASQPLEKGMQKSEDGLVTPLQQDLILEEAKPVEPEQEKSSIEENEVPLELKEDEMKDAEPKIEEVQAETPKLVEEETKELPLKTTDILKDQEIEGTEDQTITDGPSEPSIPDTEPPTPIENSVQSIESEQTDDVTTTSKRRVTEEDLGLEDHKKSRVEEEEDQSKKEPQEPEDLRGVFKADGVEIKLDFSKLKKECYEAEDEDHKDHFFIDCTPPPVAPFSHRVVSAKPNQINNFYTINRQEVLGGGRFGQVHKCIENSSGLTLAAKIIKARSQKEKEVVKNEIQVMNQLDHANLIQLYAAYESRNDVILVLEYVDGGELFDRIIDENYKLKELDTVMFIRQICEGLRYMHKMYILHLDLKPENILCVSRVTNKVKIIDFGLARKYQPREKLRVNFGTPEFLSPEVVNYDFVSFNTDMWSLGVIAYMLLSGLSPFLGDDDNETLNNILACQWNFEEDEFSEVSEEAKDFISKLLVLDKSWRIGATEALKHPWLADSAVHYRLHQKKNMCRSRRNSCLPPPES, encoded by the exons ATGAGTTCTGCTAACTCTAGCACAGGTATTGACCTGCTCCAGGTTAGGATTGATACCTTGAGCAGCAAAATGGACAGGCTCATAAGTATCCAAGAAAAAGTGCTCAGCCGACTCGACGGCATGTCTCAGGACATTGGTGGAATTGAGAAGGACGTTGAAACTCTGAAAGTGGAAAAGGAAGAGATCCATTTTCCTCCGGTTATCCATACAGGCCCGGCCAATGAGATGAAGGAGATGTGCCAAGAAATGAACAGCATCATGTTGGCAGTAAATCAACGCTCAGAGCAGCAAACCCAAAAGCTGGAGGGAATGGAAAGTCTGGTGATGAGCATTCAGCAAGTGGTCAGCTTTATTGGAGAAACTGTGAAAACTTCCAAAATCATTGATATTTTGTTCAAAGGGCCGGCTTCCCGGAAGACCAAAGCGACTTCGGCCCTCAGGTCCAAGGACAGTAAAATCAAACTGATCAGCAAATGCCAGACCTCAGATAACAATGAGCCTGTCACTATGAAG CTAAGAGATCACAAAGTTAAAGATGGGAAGTTTCGTCTGAGCCTCAAAGGCCTCAAAGCACAGGCGAAGAAGAAACCACCCGATTCAACTG TAGATACAATCTCTTTGAAGAAGCAGGCACTGTTGCTTGAAGAGGTTCAGAAACTAAATCAAGAGAATGCAGAACGCACTGAAGCATCCCAACCTCTGGAAAAGGGCATGCAGAAATCCGAGGATGGATTGGTTACTCCACTTCAGCAGGACCTTATCCTTGAGGAAGCCAAGCCAGTTGAACCTGAGCAAGAGAAGAGCTCGATAGAAGAGAATGAGGTACCTCTGGAGCTGAAAGAAGATGAGATGAAAGACGCAGAGCCGAAGATAGAGGAGGTCCAAGCTGAAACACCTAAATTAGTGGAAGAAGAGACTAAGGAGCTGCCCCTAAAGACCACAGACATACTCAAAGATCAGGAGATAGAGGGAACGGAGGACCAGACAATTACTGATGGTCCTTCAGAACCCAGCATTCCTGATACAGAGCCTCCTACACCAATTGAGAACTCAGTGCAAAG CATTGAGTCTGAGCAGACAGATGACGTGACTACCACCAGCAAACGACGTGTGACAGAAGAAGATCTGGGTTTGGAGGACCACAAGAAGAGCAGGGTTGAGGAGGAGGAAGACCAGAGTAAGAAGGAGCCACAGGAACCTGAAGATCTCCGTGGTGTTTTCAAAGCCGATGGTGTGGAAATCAAGTTGGATTTCAGCAAACTGAAGAAGGAGTGCTATGAGGCTGAAGATGAAGATCACAAGGATCACTTCTTCATTG ATTGCACCCCACCTCCAGTAGCCCCCTTCAGTCACCGCGTGGTGTCTGCCAAACCCAACCAGATTAACAACTTCTACACTATCAACCGACAGGAGGTTCTCGGAGG AGGTCGGTTCGGTCAGGTGcataaatgcattgaaaattCCTCTGGACTTACTTTGGCTGCCAAGATAATCAAAGCTAGGAGTCAAAAAGAAaag GAGGTGGTGAAGAATGAGATTCAGGTTATGAACCAGCTCGACCACGCCAACCTGATCCAGCTCTACGCCGCCTACGAATCCAGGAACGACGTTATCCTTGTACTTGAATA TGTTGATGGAGGTGAACTCTTCGACAGAATCATCGATGAGAACTATAAGCTGAAGGAGCTCGACACAGTGATGTTCATCAGGCAGATCTGTGAAGGCTTGCGCTACATGCACAAAATGTACATCCTCCATCTGGACCTAAAG CCAGAGAACATTCTGTGTGTCAGCAGAGTCACAAATAAAGTCAAGATCATCGACTTCGGACTGGCCAGGAA GTATCAGCCCAGAGAGAAGTTGCGGGTGAATTTCGGGACGCCGGAGTTTCTCTCTCCTGAGGTGGTCAACTATGATTTTGTGTCGTTCAACACGGACATGTGGAGTCTGGGCGTGATCGCGTACATGCT GCTCAGTGGTTTGTCACCCTTCCTCGGCGACGATGACAATGAGACGCTGAACAACATTTTGGCCTGTCAGTGGAACTTCGAGGAGGATGAATTCTCAGAAGTCTCAGAAGAAGCCAAagatttcatttccaaactgctTGTGCTGGATAAAAG ctggagGATCGGAGCCACCGAAGCGCTGAAGCACCCCTGGCTGGCGGATTCAGCCGTTCACTACCGCCTGCATCAGAAG AAAAACATGTGCCGCTCGCGCAGAAACTCTTGTCTGCCTCCACCTGAGAGCTAA
- the LOC109100581 gene encoding gastrula zinc finger protein XlCGF8.2DB-like, with amino-acid sequence HRSTGEKPFACQQCGKSFTQKGQLKNHIRIHTGEKPFACQQCGRSFTQKGQLRNHIRTHSGQRPFICLQCGKSFLHKGTLKDHIQIHTGERLFMCPQCGKSFTRKDILKNHLRIHSGEKPFMCLQCRKSFTKAAYLRIHQQHSHSQERPFDCRRCGKKFISALQLKRHLKIHTDERSHPCSFCGKTFSMPEYLKKHEKIHTGVKAHVCSECGNMFSTVTFLKEHQRTHTGEKPYACAHCGRRFPHSSTLKRHERIHTGEKPYHCASCMRSFTASNSLLRHRNKCCQKLPSL; translated from the coding sequence CACCGGAGCACCGGAGAGAAACCCTTTGCGTGccagcagtgtggaaagagctttacGCAAAAAGGCCAGCTTAAGAATCACATCcgaattcacaccggagagaaaccctTTGCGTGCCAACAGTGCGGACGGAGTTTCACGCAAAAAGGCCAGCTGAGAAACCACATCAGAACTCACTCTGGCCAACGGCCCTTCATCTGCTtgcagtgtggaaagagttttttgCACAAAGGCACCCTTAAGGATCACATACAGATCCACACTGGAGAACGATTGTTCATGTGCcctcagtgcgggaagagtttcacacgtAAAGACATCCTGAAGAATCACCTGCGCATTCATTCCGGAGAAAAGCCTTTCATGTGCCTTCAGTGCCGGAAGAGTTTCACGAAAGCAGCGTATCTCCGGATCCATCAGCAGCACTCGCATTCCCAAGAACGACCGTTCGACTGCCGACGGTGTGGGAAAAAATTCATTTCTGCATTACAGCTAAAAAGGCACTTGAAAATCCACACGGATGAGAGGTCGCACCCGTGCTCTTTTTGCGGGAAGACTTTTTCCATGCCGGAATATTTGAAGAAGCACGAGAAAATCCACACCGGTGTGAAAGCTCACGTGTGCTCCGAGTGTGGAAATATGTTCTCCACCGTCACCTTCTTGAAAGAGCACCAGAGgacccacactggagagaaaccgtacgcGTGTGCTCACTGCGGGAGGCGTTTCCCTCATTCCAGCACTTTGAAGAGACACGagagaattcatactggagagaagccgtatcACTGCGCTTCATGTATGAGGAGTTTCACTGCATCTAATTCTCTACTCAGACATAGAAACAAATGCTGCCAGAAGCTGCCGTCTCTGTGA